Proteins from one Arthrobacter sp. Soc17.1.1.1 genomic window:
- a CDS encoding Gp37-like protein: protein MGRQDFRIDIFNRDMQWVAPLGNFKALRSTIRWRGISETSITLPGNHHRIAAMSDEGARLRINFRRETLMTGMIRPVSGVGPGVAGDYVFSCQSDYRLMHNFLGWPAPGLPPDRQGEDDAYYTIGRAPLETIIKDIVRRNVVERSQIPIVIAPDLGRGPVTEVTFRMHPMIDRLQPALEASSLGITVEMKDGALHLDVVEPKPYLQPLTERSRVIQKWGFSRNPPEATRGIVGAQGEGQAREFIPFRDAAREALWGDVIEVFRDARDTSESATHAIRAAEALEDTRATASLTVELAESGNFRVFGPKGVRPGSLVTARVGSRTEVTNVLSEVSVTYDAANGLQISSTIGPKDDPDELIMQAITALAKALTDLKVST from the coding sequence ATGGGCCGCCAGGACTTCCGCATCGACATCTTCAACCGCGACATGCAATGGGTTGCCCCTCTGGGCAACTTCAAGGCACTGCGGTCCACCATCCGGTGGCGGGGCATCAGTGAAACCAGCATCACCCTCCCGGGCAATCACCACCGCATTGCCGCCATGTCGGACGAGGGCGCCAGGCTTCGCATCAACTTCCGCCGCGAAACTCTCATGACCGGGATGATCCGGCCCGTCTCCGGGGTGGGCCCGGGAGTAGCCGGGGACTACGTCTTCAGCTGCCAGTCCGACTACCGGCTCATGCACAACTTCCTCGGCTGGCCGGCCCCCGGGCTGCCACCGGACCGCCAAGGCGAGGACGACGCCTATTACACCATCGGGCGCGCCCCGCTGGAGACGATCATCAAGGACATCGTCCGCCGCAACGTGGTCGAGCGCTCGCAGATCCCGATCGTCATCGCACCGGATCTGGGGCGGGGCCCGGTGACCGAGGTGACGTTCCGGATGCACCCGATGATCGACCGTCTGCAGCCGGCGCTGGAGGCGTCTTCACTGGGCATCACGGTGGAGATGAAGGACGGCGCCCTGCACCTGGACGTAGTCGAGCCCAAGCCCTACCTGCAGCCGCTGACCGAACGCTCGAGGGTCATCCAGAAGTGGGGGTTCTCCCGGAACCCTCCGGAAGCCACACGCGGGATCGTCGGCGCGCAGGGCGAAGGGCAGGCGCGGGAGTTCATCCCGTTCCGTGATGCCGCCCGCGAGGCCCTCTGGGGCGACGTCATCGAGGTGTTCCGGGACGCCCGGGACACCTCGGAGTCCGCCACGCACGCGATCCGGGCCGCGGAAGCGCTGGAGGACACCCGAGCGACCGCGTCGCTGACCGTCGAGCTCGCCGAGTCTGGGAACTTCCGCGTCTTCGGCCCTAAGGGGGTCCGGCCAGGCTCCCTGGTCACGGCCCGGGTCGGGTCCCGCACCGAGGTCACCAATGTCCTATCCGAGGTCAGCGTCACCTACGACGCCGCCAACGGGCTGCAGATCTCCTCCACGATCGGCCCGAAGGACGACCCCGACGAACTGATCATGCAAGCGATCACCGCGCTCGCGAAAGCACTGACCGACCTGAAAGTGAGTACCTGA